The genomic stretch ACATTCTCCAAGTGTTCCTTGTTTTTCCAGGCATCCTATGATACCCTCTTTTCCTGCTCTATCCCCATAGCTGATGTCACCAGCTTATGTACCTTCTCCTTACTCCTTTATGCTAATTCCCTTCAACCCTTACTGCATTTCCACTTTCCCCCTCCCACAGACTAAAAGTTTCTTGGAAGCTACTTGATGTCTGCTAAGGAGTGTCCCTAGAATCTAAATTTGATCCTCACTTAACAGGTggacaataaaagaagaaaacatgctaTTTACTATGCTTTTATTTATGCTACTTGCGCAGTGAGCATATTCACAGATGTGTTTCTTTACAAGACATCAGACACAAAGGTAAGACAAAACAAGTCTGTTATTTTCCCTCACTCACATTGTACTGGGTATTCCAAACTTTCAAAGAACAGCTCCTTTCCGTGGTTCAAATCCTGTACATCCTACAACATGACAGAAGGTCTTCATTTAATAAGGTTAGCACAGCTGTTGTAGCAAATGTCAATGACAGGAAAAATAACATCAGCATCTTCTCAAGTCCATATTTAAACATATTGTGATTCTTAATCAACAGTGTTATAAAATGAACACAAGATTACAATATCTAATGCAAACACTATTTCTCAGTTTAACAATTAGCACTGATCACAAATACCAAATACAGtgccctccccaccctccacatTATTTTGATTTCAGGACTCTGCCTATCTACTGCACAGAGTACTTTGGATTCTCCTTTCCACTCCTAAGGGTCTGTCTGGGATCTATCTATGGAGTGGAATAACCCCTAGCACCTGAATTCAGTATAGCCTCAACCTCTGCATCATCATCTGAATCCCAGTCATAGTTACATGGCCAGTCTTTGGAGCATCGGTTCCGAACTCTTGCCACAAAATGCATGACTTTCAGCTTGCTCGATTCCACGTGTGCTCGAGGGCCCCAGAAGAACTCGTACTCCACCGGACTGCTGCGGGGCACTGGCTTATAAAGGAGATACCCTCTGCGAACAAACTCTTCTGTAACGACCTTCTTCGGATCTCCAAAGATGCTGTGCTGCCTCCCAGGCTGCATCCCTAACTTCCCCAGCACTTTCCACACCAGAGCCTCCTTGGCGCTGTTGCCCATGATGAAGATGAGGGCTAAAATGGACATTAGGAGACTTTTCTTGGTGCCCTGAAAACTGCTCCGGGTAATGGGCTTTTGCACTAGGGCAGTGCTCGAAGCCTCTGCAGGGGTAGTGGAGGCCTTCTCCGGAGTGCTTGTGTCTTCCTCAGGGCCGCTCAGGCAGTCTTCGGGTGTGCTCGGGACCACAGAAGCCGCCATTGGGGTCTTAGAGGCCTCTGAGGCCTGTATCTTGCGATTGTTGCGATTCTCCTCTGCAGCCTTTGCGTTTCGGCGGCGCCGACTCTTCCGTCCCCTAGGCATGGCTCCTGCCAAGCGCTCAAAGCCTGCAGCAGTTCTGGGGAAGGCTATCTGCAGCGTCGGGGTACAGTGGCTATCTAAGGCAGGGACAGCCGCCGAACCAGGAACGCCAGTGGAGTCTTTGTAGCAAGGAAGCGATCGCTTTCGGCCACAAAGCACTGTCCCCGGCAAGCAGACTTGCGCAAACAGTCGCCGCCCGCACTCGCCGCAGCGCCAAGCGCGCGAGAAACCAGAGCACCATTGGCCCCGCCTCCCTTGCCACGCACACGCCGAACACCCAAGAGGAAGTGGGACGATCCCGCACAGGAACTTCCGCTAGCCGAAAGGAAAAGGAGTGGGTTGCATTTTTGGGTCCCGCAAGGGTAGTTAAGACAGCTAAGGATTGGAGGGGATTTGTCCTGCGCGCAGGAGAGCAGAATCTCGGTATTCTTTAGGCAGGTGCACACATTATCCCATTGGCTCTTAGGTTTTGGCAAGCAGTAGGCCCCTCCATTCTCACCAAAGGCAGGctgaaaggggtgggggaggggcgcGGCGGAGCATAGTCTTGCAAGGAAGGGGTCAGCTGACCCCAGCCCTCCTTGGCTGCCTGGGCTTACGCAGCACATTCATTCTCCCGCCCGGTTTTTCAGAAGGCGTTTATGTGTGGCTAATTAATTCGTGGGCCCATGGGGGACCAGAATA from Cricetulus griseus strain 17A/GY chromosome X, alternate assembly CriGri-PICRH-1.0, whole genome shotgun sequence encodes the following:
- the Mageh1 gene encoding melanoma-associated antigen H1 isoform X4, with translation MPRGRKSRRRRNAKAAEENRNNRKIQASEASKTPMAASVVPSTPEDCLSGPEEDTSTPEKASTTPAEASSTALVQKPITRSSFQGTKKSLLMSILALIFIMGNSAKEALVWKVLGKLGMQPGRQHSIFGDPKKVVTEEFVRRGYLLYKPVPRSSPVEYEFFWGPRAHVESSKLKVMHFVARVRNRCSKDWP
- the Mageh1 gene encoding melanoma-associated antigen H1 isoform X3 — translated: MPRGRKSRRRRNAKAAEENRNNRKIQASEASKTPMAASVVPSTPEDCLSGPEEDTSTPEKASTTPAEASSTALVQKPITRSSFQGTKKSLLMSILALIFIMGNSAKEALVWKVLGKLGMQPGRQHSIFGDPKKVVTEEFVRRGYLLYKPVPRSSPVEYEFFWGPRAHVESSKLKVMHFVARVRNRCSKDWPCNYDWDSDDDAEVEAILNSGARGYSTP